The Gammaproteobacteria bacterium DNA window CAAGATCCGGGTCGAAGTGCGAGACCGTGATTCAGACCGGGTGATTGAAAATGTTGAGCTGTATCGGGGCGCCGATTATGAAATCGACGAATTACAAGGTCGTATTATTCTGGCGCGCCCATTGGCCCAGATCACCCAACAATACATTCCCTTCCTGATTAAAGATGATCCATTGGATGGCAACCAGGTGTACTTGATTGCGGATTATGAATATTTGCCAGATGCCTTCGATGCCGACCATCTCACCACGGGTGCACGCGGCAAGCAGTGGTTCGGTGACCATCTTGCGGTGGGGGCAACGTATATTGATGAGAATCGCTCGGCTGATAACGAATACAGTTTGGCCAGTGCCGATGTCACCTTACAAGCAGGGCCTGGTACCTACTTGAAACTGGAAGCGACCGAAACCCAAAACGCCCAGGCACAAGGTCGATTCCTGTCTGATGACGGTGGATTGAGTTTCAATGACGTCAGCAACACGGTAACCCCGGATGCCAAAGGAACCGCTCTTGGTATGGAAGCTCGCGTCAACTTCAAAGAACGTGGCTGGACCGACAGCAACTGGAAAGCCGCAAGCTGGTGGCGACGCATAGACGACAACTATTCCACCTCGCGTCGCTCTGGCAATGGCACGGATACTTATGAGTACGGCGCCGAGTTTAGTGGCGAATTGTCAGATCGATTACGTCTTTCTGGGCGTACCGCATTCGTTGAACGCGAAGGTGACAGTGAAGATCAACGCTTTGGTCTGCAACTGGATTACCAGCTTACCGAACGCAGCCGTATCTCCGGAGAAGTTCGTCAAGTGCGTGAAAAGCAATTCACCGATACAGACTTCAGCGAAGCCACTTTGGCCGCTCTACAAATGTCTTATGCCCTGAGTGCTTACACCGAAGTGTATTTGCGCGGTCAGGCAACGCTGGATGCCGATAACGGTGAAACAATCGGCGTGCAGAATTACGAAAACAATGACCTCGTGACCATTGGCGCCAAACACCGCATAAGTGACAAAGCCAATATCCAGGCAGAGTACAGCGAAGGTCACCGGGGTGATGCCGCAACCGTGGGGCTGGAATATCGATTGAATAACGACCATCAATTGTATGGCACGTACACACATTCCACCGACAGCACTGAACGAGGCTTGAGTGATAATCAGTTCACCCTGGGTAATCGTTCCCGTATCAGTAATCAACTGTCGGTCAATACCGAAGCCCAGTTTATTAATGATGACGACCAGGCTGGTATCACCCAGGTCTTTGGTTTGAACTATGTGCCGCGTCAAGACTGGCGTGTTGGTCTGTCCTTGCAGCACGGTGAGCTCGACAAGGAATCCGAACTTGGAAACTCCAGTATTGATCGCGATGCCGTGACCTTGTCGGCTGCCTATCAAAACCAGGACGTGCAATGGACCAGTAAAGTCGAGTTTCGTAAAGATGAGGGTCAGGGTCTGAACGCCGAGAGTTTTGATCAATGGATCACATCCAACCGGATCGACGTAAAGGTAAATGACTCTTTCCGCTTATTGGGTAAGGCCACTTATTCGGAAACGGAAGATAAATCGCCACGCCTGGCAGGTGCGTCGCTTGAAGACGCCAAGTTCGCCGAAGCGGGAATTGGTCTGGCCTATCGCCCGGTAAATGACAACCGTTGGAACAGTCTGTTCAAATACACGTATTTGTACGATCTGCCAACTTTGTCGCAAAGCGATAACGACGTTGACCAACGCTCAAACATTCTGGCTGCAGAAACCCTGTATCAGATCAACCAGCGCTGGAAAGTCGGCGGCAAGCTGGCCTGGCGCACCGGAGAACTGCGTGAACGTCGTAATGACGGCGAATGGTTTGAAAGCGAAACCCGTTTTGCCGCCATTCGTGGTCGTTATCACCTGACCAGCAACTGGGACGGACTGCTTGAGTATCGCTGGTTGAATGTACAACAAGACGATAGCACCCGTCATGGTCTGCTGATGTCGATCGATAGACACGTGGCGAATAACTTCAAGATTGGTGTGGGCTACAACTTCACCGACTTTAGTGATGACCTGCGCATAACCGATTACGACAGTCAGGGCTGGTTCATTAACCTGGTTGGTAAATACTAGGTATCAAATTGAACCAATTAAAGCCGGGCATGTCCCGGCTTTTTTTATTTCCATCGCGGCATATTTGTGTTTTATACTCAATCCATAATGGAAATGGTTGTGATGTATGAGTAAAGAATTATTGTTTTTAGTGCTTATTTTAGTTATTGGTTTTTGGCTGGTTGTTATATTCAATCGTGTAATCAAGAACCGCAACCGGGTTGAAGCGGCGTGGAGTGATATCGATGTACAACTCACACGTCGCTACGATCTGGTCCCGCAGTTGGTCGCAGCGGTAAAACAATACGCCAGTTATGAGAAAGCCACACTCGAAGCTGTTGCGACGCTGCGTCAAGAAGCACAGGGCATTGTGAAAAGAGAACAAAAGGGTGAGGTAGAAAGTCGCTTGGGTGCCGGATTGACACGTTTGATCGCACTGGCAGAAAGCTACCCGGATCTGAAAGCCAGTGAAAACTTTCTGCATTTACAAAAAGAACTGGTGGAAGTTGAAGATTTTTTGCAAAACGCCAGACGCTATTACAATGGCTCGGTGCGTGAATTCAATACCTTTGCCGAATCTTTTCCGAATAATTTATTGGTAAACCTATTACGCATCCATCAATACGAGTTTTTTGAAATGGATGACTCGTATAAAGATCGCGAGTTACCAACATATGCATAAAATTGGAAAAAAATTATCTGCTTTGCTGGTAATTCTGTATTTGTGTTTCACGACAAATTTACTGGCTGAAGAAAAGATCCTGTCTTTTGACAGTGACATCGTGATCACTACCGACGGTAGCATGCTGGTTACCGAGACCATTAGAGTCAAGGCTGAAGCTAATAAGATCAGGCGTGGAATATATCGAGATTTCCCCACAAAATATAAAGATCGTTTAGGCAACAACTACCAGGTAGACTTTTCTATTTTGGGCGTTGAACGTGATGCTAATCGCGAGAATTACCATACCAAGTCGATGAGTAACGGGGTGAGAATATATTTTGGTAATGCCAATGTTTTTCTGGATCCCGGGGTGTACACCTACCGTTTTAAATATAAAACCAATTATCAATTGGGTTTTTTTGACGAGCATGACGAGTTGTACTGGAATGTTACCGGCAATGGCTGGGATTTTTCTATCGACAAAGCCTCTGCAACTTTAAGACTTCCCAAACCACTGCAAGCCAGTGATATGCCGATGCTGGCGTACACGGGCCTCAGTGGGGCCTCGGAGAAGAATTTCATCAGTAAAGTACTTGAACCGGGGGTTACCTATTATGAAACGACCAAACCCTTGGCGCCACGACAAGGATTGACAGTAGTCACGGGGTGGCCGAAAGGGGTAATCTCTGAACCAACCCAGGCAGATAAAATCAATAGATTTACTTCAGTTAATAAGCATATATTGACTGGATTTACAGGTCTGTTACTTTTGCTTACCTACTTTTTGATTGTCTGGTTCAAGGTTGGTCGTGACCCCGGCGCAGGCGTGATATACCCCAGATACAACCCCCCGGAAGGTTATGGGCCAGATGAATTAAGGTTCATTACTAAAATGGGCTATGACAATAAAACGTTCACTTCATTTATTGTGTTAATGGCTGCTACTGGCTTCTTGACAATTAAAGAAAGCAAGAAATTCTTTAGTAATAAATATACTTTAATAAGAAAGGACTCAAACGAATCCGGCTCGAGATCACATCGCGGTATCCTGAAAGCTTTATTCAAGAAGGGTCAACATTTGGAACTTGATGATGAAAATCATAAAGAAATTAATAAAGCTCAACGACTACATAAAAAACAACTTTCTAAAAAGTTCAAAAACAAATATTTTTATACAAATTCTTTGTTTTATGTAATAGGCGTGCTTGCAACAATTGCGTTAATTCTTATTACATTTTCACTAACAATACAATCGGATACTGGCCCAGTGGTATTTTTCATGGTTTTACTTTGTAGTGTGATCACATGTATTGCGTTTTATCATTTATTAAAGGCGCCAACACTTAAGAGCCGAGATCTATTGGATCATATCGAGGGATTTAAAGAATACGCAAGTATCGCCGAAGGGCAAGAAATAAAGTACGCAATATTATCCAATGCACCCGGGCTCAATGTGGAAATTTTTG harbors:
- a CDS encoding LemA family protein, which produces MSKELLFLVLILVIGFWLVVIFNRVIKNRNRVEAAWSDIDVQLTRRYDLVPQLVAAVKQYASYEKATLEAVATLRQEAQGIVKREQKGEVESRLGAGLTRLIALAESYPDLKASENFLHLQKELVEVEDFLQNARRYYNGSVREFNTFAESFPNNLLVNLLRIHQYEFFEMDDSYKDRELPTYA